Proteins encoded by one window of Catenulispora sp. GP43:
- a CDS encoding GNAT family N-acetyltransferase → MSGSTKSSADTVTGGAIVTPPRPRPVPGAIEPELRAGAEAVAAAAARAAGVTFAELHTMSEMTQAASLFDRVWRPDNGATMLPATFLKVISGCGGYVVAGFRGGRMAAVCVGLLSELGLHSHIAAVEDPLRGAGLGRAIKLDQRAWALRRGIGTVTWTYDPLISRNAYFNLAKLGAVAAEYLTDYYGAMTDGVNVGGPSDRILVRWDLAGAHVGRTLAGGTAVPAVEGAVVALGAGPDGRPVLGPQDARRLLIGIPHDAEALRVTDPGLAAVWRTALREVLSNLMAQGGRVTGFTREGRYVVEPTTPRPRTDPAPDAEPEEHV, encoded by the coding sequence GTGAGCGGGAGTACTAAGAGTTCCGCGGACACGGTGACCGGCGGCGCCATCGTCACGCCGCCCCGGCCTCGGCCGGTGCCGGGCGCGATCGAGCCGGAGCTGCGGGCGGGGGCCGAGGCCGTCGCCGCGGCGGCGGCCCGCGCGGCCGGTGTCACGTTCGCCGAGCTGCACACGATGTCCGAGATGACCCAGGCCGCCTCGCTCTTCGATCGCGTGTGGCGTCCGGACAACGGTGCGACCATGCTCCCGGCGACCTTCCTCAAGGTCATTTCGGGGTGCGGCGGCTACGTCGTCGCGGGGTTCCGCGGCGGCCGGATGGCCGCAGTCTGTGTCGGGCTGCTTTCCGAGCTCGGGCTGCACTCGCACATCGCCGCCGTCGAGGACCCGCTGCGCGGTGCGGGCCTCGGGCGGGCGATCAAGCTGGACCAGCGGGCCTGGGCGCTGCGCCGGGGCATCGGCACCGTCACCTGGACCTATGACCCGCTGATCAGCCGCAATGCCTACTTCAACCTCGCGAAGCTCGGTGCGGTGGCGGCCGAATACCTCACCGACTACTACGGCGCCATGACCGACGGGGTCAACGTCGGAGGCCCGAGTGACCGCATTCTCGTGCGGTGGGACCTGGCCGGCGCCCACGTCGGCCGCACCTTGGCCGGCGGCACGGCCGTCCCGGCGGTCGAGGGCGCCGTCGTCGCGCTCGGCGCGGGCCCCGACGGCCGCCCGGTCCTCGGCCCCCAGGACGCGCGGCGGTTGCTGATCGGGATCCCGCACGACGCCGAGGCGCTGCGCGTCACCGACCCCGGCCTGGCCGCCGTGTGGCGGACGGCGTTGCGCGAGGTTCTCAGCAACCTGATGGCGCAGGGCGGCCGCGTCACCGGCTTCACCCGCGAGGGCCGATACGTCGTGGAGCCCACCACGCCACGGCCGAGGACTGATCCAGCACCCGATGCCGAACCGGAGGAGCACGTATGA
- a CDS encoding serine hydrolase domain-containing protein: MTQPTEITQPTDSPAAQSTLDPALTARWQARLAELVAAHGVGASLAIMHRGEVLAEAAAGWAHQGAGIEASTDTVFQIGSISKVWTATVAMALVDEGLLELDAPVVDVLPELRLLDDAVAAQVTLRHLLTHSSGIDGDFFSDTGRGEDNLEKYVAQLAEVALTHPLGATMSYCNAGFTLLGRILERVTGVQWDELMRQRLFRPLGLKQTGTLPEEALLHRAALGHIGTPPAPAPVWGLMRSAGPAGLIHSTPREVLAFAKLHLDGGLAADGTRVLSQKSVEAMQEPQIEVPDSWVLATHWGLGWFLDEWDGAKVYGHDGGTIGQSAFLRILPEHDLAICLLTNGGDTFALYRAVFDEIAEEFAGVRMRPALEPSAEPLEFDPADYVGTYERASTRLDITERDGGLVMTVTLTGIIATVAGGDPIEMPLRTFLPGVFLTKRPELDAWLSVVFYELADGTRYIHHGARATPKVG, encoded by the coding sequence GTGACCCAGCCCACTGAGATAACACAGCCCACTGATTCACCAGCCGCGCAGAGCACCCTGGACCCCGCGCTGACGGCCCGCTGGCAGGCCCGGCTGGCCGAGCTGGTCGCGGCCCACGGCGTCGGCGCCAGCCTGGCGATCATGCACCGCGGCGAGGTGCTGGCCGAGGCCGCCGCCGGCTGGGCCCACCAGGGCGCGGGCATCGAGGCCAGCACCGACACCGTGTTCCAGATCGGTTCGATCTCCAAGGTGTGGACCGCCACGGTGGCCATGGCCCTGGTCGACGAGGGCCTGCTGGAGCTGGACGCGCCCGTGGTGGACGTGCTGCCGGAGCTGCGGCTGCTCGACGACGCCGTGGCCGCGCAGGTCACGCTGCGGCACCTGCTGACCCACAGCAGCGGCATCGACGGCGACTTCTTCTCCGACACCGGCCGCGGCGAGGACAACCTGGAGAAGTACGTGGCACAGCTCGCCGAGGTGGCGCTCACCCACCCGCTCGGCGCGACGATGTCCTACTGCAACGCCGGGTTCACGCTGCTGGGCCGGATCCTGGAGCGGGTCACCGGCGTCCAGTGGGACGAGCTGATGCGGCAACGGCTGTTCCGGCCGCTGGGCCTGAAGCAGACCGGCACCCTGCCGGAGGAGGCGCTGCTGCACCGCGCCGCCCTCGGCCACATCGGCACGCCGCCGGCCCCGGCTCCGGTCTGGGGCCTGATGCGCAGCGCGGGACCGGCCGGCTTGATCCACTCCACGCCGCGCGAGGTGCTGGCCTTCGCCAAGCTGCACCTGGACGGAGGCCTCGCGGCGGACGGCACGCGAGTGCTGTCGCAGAAGTCGGTCGAGGCGATGCAGGAGCCGCAGATCGAGGTGCCGGACAGCTGGGTCCTGGCCACGCACTGGGGCCTGGGCTGGTTCCTGGACGAGTGGGACGGCGCCAAGGTCTACGGCCACGACGGCGGCACCATCGGCCAGTCGGCGTTCCTGCGGATCCTCCCCGAGCACGATCTGGCGATCTGCCTGCTGACCAACGGCGGCGACACGTTCGCGCTGTACCGCGCGGTGTTCGACGAGATCGCCGAAGAGTTCGCCGGGGTACGGATGCGGCCGGCGCTGGAGCCGTCCGCCGAGCCGCTGGAGTTCGACCCGGCGGACTACGTGGGCACGTACGAGCGGGCCTCGACGCGGCTGGACATCACCGAGCGCGACGGCGGTCTGGTCATGACCGTCACGCTCACCGGGATCATCGCCACCGTGGCCGGCGGCGACCCGATCGAGATGCCGCTGCGGACCTTCCTGCCCGGCGTGTTCCTCACCAAGCGCCCGGAGCTCGACGCCTGGCTCTCCGTGGTCTTCTACGAACTCGCCGACGGCACGAGGTACATCCACCACGGCGCCCGGGCCACCCCGAAGGTGGGATGA
- a CDS encoding prolyl oligopeptidase family serine peptidase: MTRPLRIDDIYRFEIPGDPDLSPDGSRVAYVLTRQDEESDGAASAIYLVDATGGTPRKLTNGPADAAPRWSPDGTTVAFLRAGQLHLIRVDGGEARQLTTDQSRPPGAGPAAWSPDGTRIAFSALDVVGARFAPLVVDDLHWKVDGAGMIGPARTQIFVVDVASGLIEQLTEGTDNCAAPVWSPDGTRLAFIGERGPGLERLSTSAPYVIDVPADVEPGRLPAPPRRCGTGIALTGPLSWYPDGSALLVTGRTTVSVGHLNLLRQPLDGAAPAVLAADQDRNVMPGAPGYPGALAQFHGEDILFAVRDHGSSRLCVLPAGSDRARYLDLPRRLSVTGAKVSQAAGTVAFVYSDESTFGEVGVVDLDSGKFRRLTGHMETALPDVRLPVYQDRAFTVSDGTVVSGWVIRDPAAPAAPAGGPLLVDVHGGPHNAWSPQADAVHLYHHELVAQGWTILVLDIRGSDGYGEAHYRAVAGGWGEADERDVLEPVAALVQEGLADPARIALTGYSYGGFMSCWLSARSEVFAAVVPGGVVTDLRALAGTSDEGQVITELEIGGAEKLERLSPLTHVDAVRAPTLILHGAADDRCPPGQAEQWFQALKVRGVQVRMVLYPGGSHLFILNGRPSHRVDYCRRVVDWVLTHTAS; encoded by the coding sequence ATGACCCGGCCGCTGAGGATTGACGACATCTACCGCTTCGAGATCCCCGGCGACCCCGACCTGTCCCCGGACGGCTCGCGCGTCGCCTATGTGCTGACCAGACAGGATGAAGAATCGGACGGCGCGGCCTCAGCGATCTATCTGGTCGACGCCACGGGCGGCACGCCGCGCAAGCTGACCAACGGCCCGGCCGACGCCGCGCCGCGCTGGTCGCCGGACGGCACCACCGTGGCGTTCCTGCGGGCCGGCCAGCTGCACCTCATCCGGGTCGACGGCGGCGAGGCCCGGCAACTGACCACCGACCAGTCCCGCCCGCCTGGCGCGGGACCGGCGGCCTGGTCGCCGGACGGCACGCGGATCGCGTTCAGCGCGCTCGACGTCGTCGGCGCCCGGTTCGCGCCGTTGGTCGTCGACGACCTGCACTGGAAGGTGGACGGCGCCGGCATGATCGGCCCGGCGCGGACCCAGATCTTCGTGGTCGACGTCGCCTCCGGCTTGATCGAGCAACTGACCGAGGGTACTGACAACTGCGCGGCGCCAGTGTGGTCGCCGGACGGTACCCGGCTGGCTTTCATCGGCGAACGTGGTCCGGGGCTGGAGCGCCTGAGCACGTCGGCGCCATACGTGATCGACGTCCCCGCGGACGTCGAGCCCGGCAGGCTCCCCGCACCGCCGCGGCGGTGCGGGACCGGCATCGCGCTGACCGGCCCGCTGAGCTGGTACCCGGACGGCTCGGCGCTGCTGGTCACCGGCCGTACCACCGTCTCCGTCGGACACCTCAACCTGCTGCGTCAACCGCTGGACGGCGCGGCCCCGGCCGTGCTGGCCGCCGACCAGGATCGCAACGTCATGCCGGGCGCGCCCGGCTACCCCGGGGCGCTCGCGCAGTTCCACGGCGAGGACATCCTGTTCGCGGTCCGCGACCACGGCTCCTCCCGGCTCTGTGTCCTGCCGGCCGGTTCCGATCGGGCGCGCTACCTCGACCTGCCGCGGCGGCTCAGCGTCACCGGCGCGAAGGTGTCGCAGGCCGCGGGGACCGTCGCGTTCGTGTATTCCGACGAGTCGACGTTCGGCGAGGTCGGCGTGGTCGACCTGGATTCCGGCAAGTTCCGCCGGCTCACCGGGCATATGGAGACGGCACTGCCCGACGTCCGGCTGCCGGTCTACCAGGACCGTGCGTTCACCGTCTCCGACGGCACGGTGGTGTCCGGCTGGGTGATCCGCGACCCGGCCGCGCCGGCCGCGCCGGCCGGCGGTCCGTTGCTGGTGGATGTGCACGGAGGCCCGCACAACGCCTGGAGTCCGCAGGCCGACGCCGTCCACCTGTACCACCACGAGCTGGTGGCACAGGGCTGGACGATCCTCGTGCTCGACATCCGCGGCAGCGACGGCTACGGCGAGGCCCACTACCGGGCGGTGGCCGGCGGCTGGGGCGAGGCCGACGAGCGGGACGTGCTGGAGCCGGTGGCGGCGCTGGTCCAGGAGGGTCTGGCGGACCCGGCCCGGATCGCCCTGACCGGCTACAGCTACGGCGGCTTCATGTCCTGCTGGCTGTCGGCGCGCAGCGAGGTCTTCGCGGCCGTGGTGCCCGGCGGCGTGGTCACGGACCTGCGGGCCCTGGCCGGCACCTCCGACGAGGGCCAGGTGATCACGGAGCTGGAGATCGGCGGCGCGGAGAAACTAGAGCGCCTGTCGCCGCTGACCCACGTGGACGCGGTCCGCGCGCCCACGCTCATCCTGCACGGCGCCGCCGACGACCGCTGCCCGCCCGGCCAAGCCGAGCAGTGGTTCCAAGCGTTGAAGGTCCGGGGCGTCCAGGTTCGAATGGTCCTGTACCCCGGCGGCTCGCACCTGTTCATCCTCAACGGCCGTCCCTCGCACCGTGTCGACTATTGCCGGCGGGTCGTCGACTGGGTCCTCACCCACACCGCGTCCTGA
- the menC gene encoding o-succinylbenzoate synthase, which yields MKLTGIELRRVEIPLVSPFRTSFGTQHTRELGLLRVRTEQTDGYGELVTMAAPVYSAEYTDGALAALRDHLIPLLAQAAAKTRGGRTGLDPWAVAPALAPIKGHRMAKAALETAVLDAWLRERSLSMAEWLGATRDKVPAGVSVGIMDSVPQLLDAVGGYLDEGYLRIKLKIEPGWDVAPVRAVRERFGDDVLLQVDANTAYTLADAPLLARLDPFDLLLIEQPLEEEDIRGHAELAKRIKTPVCLDESIVSARAAADAIALGACAVVNIKPGRVGGYLESRRIHDVCVANGVPVWCGGMLETGLGRAANVALAALPGFTLPGDTSASDRYYRTDITEPFVLKDGHLEVPREPGLGRTPIPELLDAVTGTKEWIAL from the coding sequence ATGAAGCTGACCGGAATCGAACTGCGGCGGGTCGAGATTCCGCTGGTCTCGCCGTTCCGGACGTCGTTCGGGACTCAGCACACCCGCGAACTCGGTCTGCTCCGCGTCCGCACCGAGCAGACCGACGGCTACGGCGAACTCGTCACCATGGCCGCCCCGGTGTACTCGGCCGAGTACACCGACGGCGCCCTCGCGGCCCTGCGCGACCACCTCATTCCCCTGCTCGCGCAGGCCGCCGCGAAGACACGCGGTGGCCGGACCGGGCTCGACCCGTGGGCCGTGGCACCGGCTCTCGCGCCGATCAAGGGCCACCGCATGGCCAAGGCCGCACTGGAGACGGCGGTCCTGGACGCCTGGCTCCGCGAGCGCTCCCTGTCCATGGCCGAATGGCTCGGCGCCACCCGGGACAAGGTCCCCGCCGGCGTCTCGGTCGGCATCATGGACTCGGTCCCGCAGCTCCTCGACGCCGTCGGAGGCTATCTCGATGAGGGCTACCTCCGCATCAAGCTGAAGATCGAGCCCGGCTGGGACGTGGCGCCCGTGCGTGCGGTCCGGGAACGCTTCGGTGACGACGTACTCCTGCAAGTCGATGCCAACACCGCCTATACCCTGGCCGACGCGCCACTGCTGGCCCGCCTTGATCCCTTCGACCTGCTGCTGATCGAGCAGCCCCTGGAGGAGGAGGACATCCGGGGCCATGCCGAGCTGGCCAAGCGCATCAAGACCCCGGTCTGCCTGGACGAGTCGATCGTCTCGGCCCGGGCCGCCGCCGACGCCATCGCCCTGGGCGCGTGCGCGGTGGTGAACATCAAGCCCGGCCGGGTCGGCGGTTACCTGGAATCCCGCCGCATCCACGACGTCTGCGTCGCCAACGGTGTGCCGGTCTGGTGCGGCGGCATGCTGGAGACGGGCCTGGGCCGAGCCGCCAACGTGGCACTGGCCGCGCTGCCGGGTTTCACCCTGCCCGGCGACACCTCGGCCTCGGACCGCTACTACCGCACCGACATCACCGAGCCGTTCGTGCTGAAGGACGGACACTTGGAGGTGCCGCGAGAACCGGGGCTGGGACGCACGCCCATCCCGGAGCTGCTGGACGCCGTCACCGGGACGAAGGAATGGATCGCGCTGTGA
- a CDS encoding serine hydrolase, with protein MNDAEVVEAIEDVEVVEDVDQELSALFAEAGVRGFLYARDVDGPAAVGVSPDDPVCLASVFKIAVCLGYAVEAQAGRLSRTERLAVEQRFRDGGIGTSGFADPVELSLRDLALMMMSMSDNAATDVVLARVGLDRVNGLLAALGRTRTHLIGGCLELLGSLRAQLGAGTDEELEAAMAARAAAGTLMELDVCTPLRTTRSTARDTAELLAQIWRDEAGPAEACQEVRTIMGRQIWPHRLSSGFDDSWRVGAKTGTLPGWRNEAGVVEHADGGRYAVAVFTRCERPDFRNPAADRVIGQAAALAVGHLRSLSVRS; from the coding sequence GTGAACGATGCCGAGGTTGTCGAAGCTATCGAAGATGTCGAAGTCGTCGAGGATGTCGACCAAGAGCTGTCCGCGCTGTTCGCCGAGGCCGGCGTCCGCGGATTCCTGTACGCGCGGGACGTCGACGGCCCCGCGGCCGTCGGCGTGTCCCCGGACGACCCGGTCTGCCTGGCCTCGGTCTTCAAGATCGCGGTGTGCCTGGGCTACGCGGTCGAGGCGCAGGCCGGCAGGCTCTCCCGGACCGAGCGGCTCGCGGTGGAGCAGCGGTTCCGCGACGGCGGCATCGGGACCTCCGGATTCGCCGATCCGGTGGAGCTGAGCCTGCGCGACCTGGCGCTGATGATGATGTCGATGAGCGACAACGCCGCGACCGATGTGGTGCTGGCCCGGGTCGGGCTGGACCGGGTCAACGGGCTCCTGGCCGCGCTGGGCCGGACCCGGACGCACCTGATCGGCGGCTGCCTGGAGCTGCTCGGCTCGCTGCGCGCGCAACTCGGCGCCGGCACCGACGAGGAGCTGGAGGCGGCGATGGCGGCGCGCGCAGCCGCCGGGACGCTGATGGAGCTGGACGTCTGCACGCCGCTGCGGACCACCCGCAGCACCGCCCGGGACACCGCCGAGCTGTTGGCCCAGATCTGGCGGGACGAGGCCGGCCCGGCCGAGGCCTGCCAGGAGGTCCGCACGATCATGGGCCGGCAGATCTGGCCGCACCGGCTCAGCTCGGGCTTCGACGACAGCTGGCGGGTCGGTGCCAAGACCGGCACACTGCCGGGCTGGCGGAACGAGGCCGGCGTGGTCGAGCACGCAGACGGGGGCCGCTACGCGGTGGCGGTGTTCACCCGCTGCGAGCGCCCGGACTTCCGGAACCCTGCGGCGGACCGCGTGATCGGGCAGGCCGCGGCCCTTGCGGTGGGGCACCTGCGGTCGCTCAGTGTGAGGTCATGA